The window TATGGTAGGTGCATTTGCTATATATTTGGAACCTTGGCATGCAGACATATATGAGTTCCTTGAGCTTAGAAAGAACCACGGGAAGGTATGCTTTCCTAAGACATTTACCATTTTTTCTAGAAAACTATTCAAATTGGTTGTTGTTGGTTTGATTTTCTCTGTATCTTTCACTGCATATTGTTTCATATGCACACATGATCTAGAAAATCCTCCCATCTTAGATGTGGAACCTTTCATATACTTATTTATGTTTGTtactaaattattttaatttttttctttaacaaaTCAACTTTATACTGTTGCtgcatttttttttatgtaattaATGGCGAGCCTGAGTAAATATGTTGATCCATGAAAACTTAGTGCATGTTTTACAATTGGGAATCTAAGGTTCAATTTATGAGTTATTATTTTTAAGATGTCAGCTTTTCATCCTTTAAAGTATCAGTCTCATAATGCCCTGATGAACCAGACACGCATACCTATTGTGCTGcaaatagttaaataaaattgTCATCCCTTGGTTTCTGAATCAATGTTTTTTGCTATATTCCTCAATTCCGCAGGAAGAGCATCGAGCTAGGGATCTATTTTTTGCCTTGTGGATTCCTGATCTCTTCATGGAAAGAGTTCAGAGTAATGGCCAATGGTCTTTGTTTTGTCCTAATGAATCCCCAGGACTTGCTGATTGTTGGGGTGCAGAATTTGAGAAACTCTACCTAAAATATGAGAGTGAGGTAAGTTTGTCTAGTAAGTTTCAAATTCTTGTATATTTGAATTAATGTGATTGTTTCTTGCTATGAGTTTAGGGGAAGGCCAAGAAGGTTGTTGCAGCTCAGAACCTTTGGTTTGAGGTCCTTAAATCTCAGATTGAAACTGGAACACCTTATATGCTTTTCAAGGTACAGACTTCAACTACAATTTACTAAGCTTTtgtaaaagaaatttctaaaatATTGTCTTTACCATATAGGATTCTTGCAATAGAAAAAGCAATCAACAAAATCTTGGCACTATCAAATCTTCCAATCTATGCACTGAGATCATTGAGTTCACCAGTCCTACTGAAACAGCTGTGTGCAACTTGGCATCTATTGCTTTACCACGATTTGTCAGGGAGAAGGTGTGTTATCATTGGTCTTTGTTTATATTTTGTGTGAATAGATACCAAATTAGCTCTCTGATTTTGCAACTGACTTGCTGTTTTCTTTTTATGATTTCTGTTCAGGGAGTTCCATTAGAGTCACATCCATCCAGGTTGGTCGGCAGCAGTGGCTCCTCAAATAgatactttgattttgagaagcttGGAGAGGTAATACTTGACAAGCCTAATTGAAATATTAGATCAACTTAAGATATTTGCTAAAACACAAATTTTTTCTTGATTTTATAGGTTACAGCAATAATAACAGCAAACCTCAACAAAATAATTGATGTGAACTACTATCCAGTTGAAACTGCAAGAAGATCAAACTTGCTACATAGACCAATAGGAATTGGTGTTCAGGGTTTGGCAGACACTTTCATCTTACTCGGCATGCCTTTTGATTCTCCTGAGGTAACTGCCTAAATGGGATCATTTCAACTATTATCTTATTGCTATAATAAATTTTGTTTTTATAATCCACTTTTGTCCATAGGCGCAACAACTTAACAAggatatatttgaaaccatataCTATCACTCTCTGAAAGCTTCTTCTGAAATTGCTATTACTGATGGCCCTTATGAAACATACCAAGGAAGTCCTATTAGCAAGGTTCGGATctgtttatttttgttattagtttTTGGTATTAACTTTATCTCTAGGCTTCGGTGCTTATCAGTCAACCCTGCTCCCCCAATATTTTTCAAGTTATCACTGTCAATATTTCCTTTCATGTTTTATAGGGAATTATCCAACCTGACATGTGGAATGTTACACCTTCTGACCGATGGGATTGGTCTGCACTACGTGAGATGATAGTTAAGCATGGTGTCAGGAACTCACTTCTTGTTGCTCCTATGCCTACTGCATCAACTAGCCAGATTCTTGGAAACAATGAGTGTTTTGAACCATATACATCCAACATTTATACTCGCAGAGTTCTTAGGTATGCTTTATAATCATGTTCTTCCATAAGCATTGTTTAGCTTTCTATGACCAATTTATATATTCCAGTGGGGAATTTGTGGTGGTGAACAAACATCTCCTACATGACTTGACTGAGATGGGTTTGTGGTCACCTATTCTTAAGAACAAGATAATTCATGAGAATGGTTCTGTCGCTAAGATTCctgaaattccagaaaattcgagaGCAATTTACAAGTAAGATCACTCAATCAAATTAGATTTTCTCATTCTCTAATTTTTTTCCCTTAATTGCTAATGAGACATTCATGATACTAGAACTGTCTGGGAAATCAAGCAAAGGACTCTAGTTGACATGGCCGTTGATCGTGGGTGCTATATTGATCAGAGCCAGAGCCTTAACATCCACATAGACCAACCAAATTTCGGAAAGCTAACATCATTGCACTTTTATGCTTGGTCTAAGGTCTGGCAGCTTTTGATTCTTAGCTAGTAATCTTCAATTGGTTATCTAGAAACGATGCTTCTATCTTCTACCTCAAGTTGCATTGACGTCGTGTTATTCATCCTTCCGAATGTAGGGCTTGAAAACTGGAATGTATTACCTGCGAACTCGTGCTGCTGCTGATGCAATCAAATTCACTGTGGACACTTCCTCACTTCAGGTTAATTTGAATGTCAGAATTGGTATTTTACGATCCACAACACTATATATATGTTTGGTATTGATTTCAATATGCTGGACGCAGAAAACTATGGCAGTGGAGAAAGTGGAGAACGGTGATGTAGAAGCCAAAATGGCACAAGTTGTCTGTTCCTTGGAGAACAGGGAAGAGTGCATGGCCTGTGGAAGTTAATCCTGTGTAATGTTTCCGTGGCAGACCTCAAAGACAAAGAAAAGGATGTACCATCTGCTATCCTAAACGAATACGAAAGCATCGTTGCGTGGTAGTGTATTTGTGATTAGATTAAGCCAATGGCGCTAATTTGCAGATATGGTTCTGAGTCAGTCAGTGTGCAAAATGATCGTTGTTAGTTTTTTACAATCTGcagcaaattaaaaaaaatccttgaCTTTGTCAGTTGTCACAGTTGTCACAATGAGTATTGTTCGTCGTTGGAATTTTATCAATTATGCTTCTTATCATTGATGATTTGGAAAAGGCCGTATGGCCTGTATCTAATATTCAAGATCAATTTCACATGAATACATTAAATTATATAGAACTAAACATGTAACATTCGCACAGAGCACGCACGATCAATGCAAACAAACAAGGACGAGATCGAAAAAGCcgcaacacagttcaaagttcAAACTATACTCAGTGAGATCGTCGTGGTACTTGGACCATAGCATAATTCCTTCGTACTTC is drawn from Zingiber officinale cultivar Zhangliang chromosome 1B, Zo_v1.1, whole genome shotgun sequence and contains these coding sequences:
- the LOC121991862 gene encoding ribonucleoside-diphosphate reductase large subunit-like, with amino-acid sequence MYVVKRDGRHEAVHFDKITARLKKLSYGLSQEHCDPVLVAQKVCAGVYKGVTTSQLDELAAETAAAMTANHPDYASLAARIAVSNLHKNTKKSFSETVKLMHSHFNERSGQEAPLIADDIYEIIMNNAARLDSEIIYDRDFDYDYFGFKTLERSYLLKVSGKVVERPQHMLMRVAVGIHKDNIESAIRTYHLMSQRWFTHASPTLFNAGTPRPQLSSCFLICMKEDSIEGIYDTLKECAIISKSAGGIGVSVHNIRATGSYIHGTNGASNGIVPMLRVFNDTARYVDQGGGKRKGAFAIYLEPWHADIYEFLELRKNHGKEEHRARDLFFALWIPDLFMERVQSNGQWSLFCPNESPGLADCWGAEFEKLYLKYESEGKAKKVVAAQNLWFEVLKSQIETGTPYMLFKDSCNRKSNQQNLGTIKSSNLCTEIIEFTSPTETAVCNLASIALPRFVREKGVPLESHPSRLVGSSGSSNRYFDFEKLGEVTAIITANLNKIIDVNYYPVETARRSNLLHRPIGIGVQGLADTFILLGMPFDSPEAQQLNKDIFETIYYHSLKASSEIAITDGPYETYQGSPISKGIIQPDMWNVTPSDRWDWSALREMIVKHGVRNSLLVAPMPTASTSQILGNNECFEPYTSNIYTRRVLSGEFVVVNKHLLHDLTEMGLWSPILKNKIIHENGSVAKIPEIPENSRAIYKTVWEIKQRTLVDMAVDRGCYIDQSQSLNIHIDQPNFGKLTSLHFYAWSKGLKTGMYYLRTRAAADAIKFTVDTSSLQKTMAVEKVENGDVEAKMAQVVCSLENREECMACGS